One window from the genome of Nitrosopumilus sp. encodes:
- a CDS encoding phosphate/phosphite/phosphonate ABC transporter substrate-binding protein, which produces MKRQITFALIAVFAAIGVMSVPLSQTAQAESLVPDWIKTNAGWWADGALDDETFLNGITFLLENDIIEVSSESDIVDVDTLTIGFIPVEKADELTPKAQALETFLESELGIDVEIVVPTNYETIIEGMRFGHIDAAFMDTGPAWITHQRTGAEAVMAEVVQGKVNYQATVWTLASNDSIHSLEDTVGKKVAFTSITGSSGFVRPMGTLVTEGYVTIEGDDIVALESALANNFESYTFAGGYKAALQLLLNGNVDVAFGSDIAPQKYLELEDQTKLRPVATIGPVPSHVFMVNSDMSESTKDALVDALTELNYDDNNHILTDLYGAEALLPTTTSMHIGEFGDFIDALTGLDQLILDSYNKSK; this is translated from the coding sequence ATGAAACGACAAATTACGTTTGCATTAATTGCTGTATTTGCAGCAATTGGTGTTATGTCTGTGCCATTATCGCAAACCGCCCAGGCTGAAAGTTTAGTCCCTGATTGGATTAAAACAAATGCTGGATGGTGGGCTGATGGTGCATTAGATGATGAAACTTTTCTAAATGGGATTACATTCCTTCTAGAAAATGACATCATTGAGGTTTCATCTGAATCTGACATTGTAGATGTTGATACACTTACCATTGGATTTATTCCAGTTGAAAAAGCTGATGAATTAACTCCAAAAGCTCAAGCTTTGGAAACATTCCTAGAATCTGAACTTGGTATAGATGTAGAAATCGTTGTCCCAACAAACTATGAGACTATAATCGAAGGAATGAGATTTGGTCACATTGATGCTGCCTTTATGGATACTGGTCCTGCATGGATTACCCACCAACGAACTGGTGCAGAAGCTGTAATGGCAGAAGTTGTCCAAGGTAAGGTAAACTATCAAGCAACTGTTTGGACATTGGCTTCAAATGATTCAATTCATTCATTAGAAGACACAGTTGGGAAAAAAGTAGCATTTACTAGCATTACAGGTTCTTCTGGGTTTGTGAGGCCTATGGGAACCTTGGTTACTGAGGGATATGTAACCATAGAAGGTGATGATATTGTTGCATTGGAATCAGCATTGGCAAATAACTTTGAAAGTTATACTTTTGCAGGAGGTTACAAAGCCGCATTACAATTACTCCTTAATGGAAATGTAGATGTTGCATTTGGTTCAGATATTGCTCCTCAAAAATATCTTGAATTAGAAGATCAAACAAAATTACGTCCAGTTGCTACAATTGGACCAGTTCCATCACATGTGTTTATGGTAAATTCTGATATGTCAGAATCTACCAAAGATGCACTAGTTGATGCGCTAACAGAACTCAATTATGATGACAATAATCATATTTTGACTGATTTGTATGGTGCAGAAGCATTACTTCCAACAACCACTAGTATGCATATTGGTGAATTTGGTGATTTTATCGATGCTTTAACTGGACTTGATCAATTAATTCTTGACTCCTACAACAAGAGCAAATAA
- a CDS encoding HTH domain-containing protein, which translates to MQKPTIIQLSEFDITQRIIESLSNVCTRSVLFSVKNESKDATQIADELKISLSTVYKTLSTLEDLALAEVDKYVISSEGKKIKLYRSRIGKVEITLDDLEPSLNLYSNTVNPKSSA; encoded by the coding sequence ATGCAAAAACCCACAATAATCCAATTATCTGAGTTTGACATCACCCAGAGAATAATTGAATCTCTGAGCAACGTTTGTACTAGATCAGTATTATTCTCTGTAAAAAATGAATCAAAAGATGCCACTCAAATTGCAGATGAATTAAAAATTTCATTATCTACTGTTTACAAAACATTGTCTACTTTAGAAGATCTTGCTCTTGCTGAAGTAGATAAATATGTAATTTCATCTGAAGGAAAAAAAATCAAATTGTATAGAAGCAGAATTGGAAAAGTTGAGATCACTTTAGATGATCTAGAACCGAGCCTTAATCTTTATTCAAACACAGTAAATCCGAAATCATCTGCATGA
- a CDS encoding helix-turn-helix domain-containing protein — MSRKLTLPQLKKYDITQKVIEALADSESRAILFSIIKKGNTAAELSDKLKIPLSSVYKKLADLEELTLIEVEKWMLSDKGRKYKVYRSRISKADISIRKPEPSLTLIPN; from the coding sequence ATGTCTAGAAAATTAACTCTCCCACAATTAAAAAAATATGATATTACTCAAAAAGTTATTGAGGCTTTGGCAGATTCTGAATCTAGGGCTATTCTCTTTTCTATAATAAAAAAAGGCAACACTGCTGCTGAATTATCTGACAAACTCAAAATACCTCTTAGTTCTGTATACAAAAAATTGGCAGATCTTGAAGAATTAACTCTGATAGAAGTTGAAAAATGGATGCTTTCTGACAAAGGCAGAAAATACAAAGTGTATCGAAGTAGAATTAGTAAAGCAGATATTTCAATAAGAAAACCAGAACCTAGTTTAACACTAATTCCAAATTAA
- a CDS encoding CbtA family protein: MKTSVFIIIVLLSGAFAGLIHGTVNFAMVEPYLDQAIGIENQNLFATGEEEDTLEFWVEYEGYRVWQKSGQIVSGVILGTSIGALFGIVFALSKNSLPGNNPLKKSLVLAGIMWITLYLIPFIKYPANPPTVGDSETIVLRAVLYLSFIAISGIGALSFYKLSKKIQHRNKLVSLIGYGIFISVVFFIMPENPDDVSAPMSFVNEFRLMSVLGVSSFWLSVGIMLGIFWNKIESQEKTKQYS, translated from the coding sequence TTGAAAACATCTGTTTTTATAATTATTGTATTGCTTTCTGGAGCATTTGCAGGATTGATTCATGGAACTGTAAATTTTGCTATGGTGGAACCCTATCTTGATCAAGCAATTGGAATTGAAAATCAAAATCTTTTTGCAACTGGTGAAGAAGAAGACACTTTGGAATTTTGGGTAGAGTATGAAGGGTATAGAGTTTGGCAAAAAAGTGGTCAAATTGTGTCAGGTGTCATCTTGGGCACATCAATAGGTGCTCTTTTTGGAATTGTGTTTGCATTATCGAAAAATTCTTTGCCTGGGAATAATCCTCTGAAAAAATCTCTTGTGTTGGCAGGAATTATGTGGATTACATTATACTTGATTCCGTTTATCAAATACCCTGCAAATCCTCCTACTGTAGGTGATTCTGAAACTATTGTTCTAAGAGCAGTATTGTACTTGTCATTTATTGCAATTTCTGGAATTGGAGCATTATCATTTTACAAATTATCTAAGAAAATACAACATAGAAACAAACTTGTGTCATTGATTGGATATGGAATATTCATTTCTGTGGTATTTTTTATAATGCCTGAAAATCCCGATGACGTATCTGCTCCAATGAGTTTTGTCAATGAATTTAGGCTGATGTCTGTTCTAGGCGTTTCTTCATTTTGGTTGTCAGTTGGCATAATGCTGGGAATTTTTTGGAACAAAATAGAATCACAGGAAAAAACAAAACAATATTCATGA
- a CDS encoding CbtB-domain containing protein, translating into MSESRQITVSKTGVSKLAILALAVVFAAGLFVVGFDNGHIVNLVFGEIGSADGIDPLVIHEFTHDMRHAAGFPCH; encoded by the coding sequence ATGTCTGAATCAAGACAAATCACTGTCTCAAAAACAGGAGTGTCAAAACTTGCAATTCTTGCATTGGCAGTTGTATTTGCTGCTGGATTATTTGTTGTTGGATTTGATAATGGTCATATTGTAAATTTGGTATTTGGCGAAATAGGTTCTGCCGATGGTATTGACCCTTTAGTAATACATGAATTTACTCATGATATGAGACACGCTGCAGGGTTTCCTTGTCATTAG
- a CDS encoding response regulator: protein MSASNSESKDKKYEKQLSEIIQGELIELYGGAGYKSIIQTMVGISGKKEYEIITNYELFKELSEDVFGRLAESKILGPIKLKVDKIGEENIKQEKITKRESLRILIADDEIEILSLYKTYLEAKGKEITVRTDGRKCVDTFKKKFEENNNESFFDVVILDQKMPIMTGFQAAVEILNINPQQKIIFASGYLEKTLLELLTKLNRAIAVIEKPFSLEALDHMINNTEVFEKINKININQEEKDISKKVSEVITILENQI from the coding sequence ATGAGTGCGTCAAATTCAGAATCAAAAGACAAAAAATATGAAAAACAACTATCGGAGATCATACAAGGTGAATTAATTGAACTGTATGGCGGTGCAGGATACAAATCAATTATACAAACAATGGTCGGAATATCTGGAAAAAAAGAATATGAAATTATTACAAATTATGAATTGTTCAAAGAGTTATCTGAAGATGTTTTTGGAAGATTAGCAGAATCAAAGATCCTAGGCCCAATCAAATTAAAAGTTGATAAAATTGGTGAAGAAAATATCAAACAAGAGAAAATCACCAAAAGAGAATCTTTAAGAATTTTAATTGCAGATGATGAAATTGAGATATTATCCCTGTATAAGACATATTTGGAAGCTAAAGGTAAAGAAATTACAGTTAGAACAGATGGAAGAAAATGTGTGGATACATTTAAGAAAAAATTTGAAGAAAACAACAATGAATCTTTTTTTGACGTAGTAATTCTTGATCAAAAAATGCCCATAATGACAGGGTTCCAAGCTGCAGTTGAAATTCTAAACATCAATCCACAACAAAAAATTATTTTTGCGTCAGGTTATCTTGAAAAAACATTATTAGAACTTTTAACAAAATTAAACAGGGCCATAGCAGTAATAGAGAAACCATTTTCATTAGAAGCATTAGATCATATGATAAACAATACCGAAGTTTTTGAAAAAATAAATAAAATAAACATCAATCAAGAAGAAAAAGACATTAGTAAAAAAGTATCAGAAGTAATAACAATATTAGAAAATCAGATTTAA
- a CDS encoding thioredoxin domain-containing protein, whose protein sequence is MTNYYLLAIPIIIGISTGIFLTFNFNSESESNILTSKNLIDGGSPILGNPDASITILEWGDYQCTYCYKFHQNTLESIEDNFIKTGKVKLVFKDFTLNGPDSILAAEASYCAHDQKKYWEYHNEIYKNWKGERTGWVTRESLSKFANTVELDLEKFNKCLDSEKYQNKVLSLYEFGKEINIDATPSFLVFNDEKIIKIRGNQPLEVFLKTFDEL, encoded by the coding sequence ATGACAAATTACTATCTGTTGGCAATTCCAATAATCATAGGAATTTCAACAGGAATATTTTTGACATTTAATTTTAATTCAGAATCCGAGTCAAACATACTTACAAGCAAAAATCTAATTGACGGAGGTTCTCCAATTCTTGGAAATCCAGATGCGTCAATTACAATATTAGAATGGGGAGATTACCAATGTACATATTGTTACAAATTTCATCAAAATACTTTAGAATCAATTGAGGACAATTTTATTAAAACAGGCAAAGTTAAACTAGTTTTCAAAGATTTTACATTAAATGGTCCTGATTCAATTCTTGCTGCAGAGGCATCATATTGTGCTCATGATCAAAAAAAATACTGGGAGTATCATAATGAGATTTACAAAAATTGGAAGGGAGAAAGAACAGGATGGGTTACTAGAGAGTCATTAAGTAAATTTGCAAACACTGTTGAATTAGATTTAGAGAAATTTAACAAATGTCTTGATTCAGAGAAATATCAAAACAAAGTTTTATCATTATATGAATTTGGAAAAGAAATCAATATTGATGCAACACCATCATTTTTAGTATTTAATGATGAAAAAATTATCAAAATCAGAGGAAACCAACCTCTAGAAGTATTTCTCAAAACATTTGATGAATTATAA
- the prf1 gene encoding peptide chain release factor aRF-1, with amino-acid sequence MPKIDIEKQDSVKIYKIRKTLEELSKKSGRGTELITVYIPKGKQLHEIINSLQQEQGTADNIKSDLTRSHVVDSLGKVVQRLKLYKKTPDKGLVMFCGALPPDEGGPLGSEVVKVWEIEPPKDLNQYLYRCDDHFHVDILKDMLKDDNLIGFLAIDAKDAGWGLLHGDKIEVLSQTGSGVAGKHRQGGQSAKRFQKLREMELSYFYNRVAQTTREYFIDIYPVKGLIISGPGPTKEDFINGNYLEYRLQNNIISTIDSSYSGAEGIREAFAKSADILGNFRLVEEKKLVEDLFREINTNTGKGSYGLQEVIEFLKNNVVQTLLITDNTNLHRVEGKCRRCQHMQEEIVERPLVIPKKTEFSSKPCPGCNAMEVEVNEQDIVDYLQILASKTGSQLEVISGSAEHGNMLASLGKIGAILRYNPGHAK; translated from the coding sequence ATGCCAAAGATCGATATTGAAAAACAAGATTCAGTCAAAATATACAAAATCAGAAAAACACTTGAAGAATTATCCAAAAAATCAGGAAGAGGGACAGAATTGATCACAGTTTACATTCCAAAAGGAAAGCAACTTCACGAAATCATCAATTCACTTCAACAAGAACAAGGAACTGCAGACAACATAAAATCAGATTTGACAAGATCTCATGTAGTTGATTCTCTTGGCAAAGTTGTTCAAAGATTAAAGCTATACAAAAAAACCCCCGATAAAGGACTGGTAATGTTTTGTGGCGCGTTGCCTCCAGACGAAGGAGGACCACTAGGAAGTGAAGTAGTAAAAGTTTGGGAAATTGAACCGCCAAAAGATTTGAATCAGTATTTGTACAGATGTGATGATCATTTTCATGTAGATATTCTAAAAGATATGTTAAAAGACGACAATCTGATTGGTTTTTTGGCAATTGATGCAAAAGATGCTGGTTGGGGATTGTTGCATGGAGATAAAATTGAAGTGTTATCACAAACAGGTTCAGGAGTAGCAGGAAAACATAGACAAGGAGGACAATCTGCAAAAAGATTCCAAAAACTAAGAGAAATGGAATTAAGTTATTTTTACAACAGAGTAGCCCAAACCACCAGAGAGTATTTTATCGACATTTACCCAGTAAAAGGATTAATCATTTCAGGGCCAGGACCTACAAAAGAAGATTTCATCAATGGGAATTATCTAGAATACCGATTACAAAATAACATTATCAGTACAATTGATTCATCATACTCAGGAGCCGAAGGAATAAGAGAAGCATTTGCAAAATCAGCAGATATTTTAGGAAATTTTAGATTAGTAGAAGAAAAAAAACTAGTGGAAGATCTTTTTAGAGAAATCAACACCAATACAGGGAAAGGATCTTATGGATTACAGGAAGTAATTGAATTTCTGAAAAACAATGTAGTTCAAACTTTGTTAATTACAGATAATACAAATCTACACAGAGTAGAAGGGAAATGCAGACGATGCCAACACATGCAGGAGGAAATTGTAGAGAGGCCTTTGGTAATTCCAAAGAAAACAGAGTTTTCTTCAAAGCCATGTCCAGGATGTAATGCGATGGAAGTAGAAGTTAATGAACAAGATATTGTAGACTATTTACAAATTCTAGCATCTAAAACAGGCTCTCAGTTGGAAGTAATTTCAGGGAGTGCAGAGCATGGAAATATGCTTGCAAGTCTAGGAAAAATAGGAGCAATTTTGAGATATAATCCAGGTCATGCTAAATAA
- a CDS encoding HIT domain-containing protein, which yields MDCIFCDILNGKRDGHFLYEDESHVAFLDKYPIDVGHSLVIPRKHHEKITDMNSEDVGNVFSVVPKIAKAILEATGADAFSLGQNNGRAAKQIIPHVHIHIIPRYNSKGTVWTKRQISSDDELLELAKKIRSFI from the coding sequence ATGGATTGTATCTTTTGTGATATTTTAAACGGTAAAAGAGATGGTCATTTTCTCTATGAGGATGAATCCCATGTTGCATTTTTAGATAAATATCCTATTGATGTTGGGCATAGTTTGGTAATTCCTAGAAAACATCATGAAAAAATAACTGATATGAATTCTGAAGATGTAGGAAATGTGTTTTCAGTAGTGCCAAAAATAGCAAAAGCTATTTTGGAAGCTACAGGTGCTGATGCCTTTAGTCTTGGTCAGAATAATGGCAGGGCTGCCAAACAAATCATCCCTCATGTACATATTCACATTATTCCAAGATACAACAGTAAAGGAACAGTGTGGACAAAACGCCAAATTTCAAGTGACGACGAATTGTTAGAATTGGCTAAAAAAATTCGTAGTTTTATTTAG
- a CDS encoding protein-disulfide isomerase, which produces MGRKERREREVKRENYATKHSAEKRKQTLIAVGVLAGIALIVGYAGFMFMNMTETAPGGPENAGALGSEHSHAALLVKIFGDTFEFSSPAFQIKSSWIHFEGRDGTTIHKHATGVDLGYLFETLGIGLDDQCYIFPDGKQFCSNEDYKLRFFINREEVSDIRSYEIQEDDRILILYGAETPEEVEAYLLQLDNQELIK; this is translated from the coding sequence ATGGGCCGAAAAGAGAGACGAGAACGTGAAGTAAAACGTGAAAATTATGCTACAAAGCATTCTGCTGAAAAAAGAAAACAAACTCTAATTGCAGTAGGTGTATTAGCAGGAATTGCCTTAATTGTAGGATATGCAGGTTTTATGTTTATGAATATGACAGAGACTGCTCCAGGAGGTCCAGAAAATGCAGGGGCTTTAGGCAGTGAACACTCACATGCAGCACTTTTAGTGAAGATTTTCGGAGATACATTTGAATTTTCTAGTCCAGCATTTCAAATCAAATCAAGTTGGATTCATTTTGAAGGAAGAGATGGAACTACAATTCATAAACATGCAACAGGAGTAGATTTAGGATATCTCTTTGAAACATTAGGAATTGGTCTTGATGATCAATGTTACATTTTCCCAGATGGAAAACAATTCTGTTCAAATGAAGATTACAAATTAAGATTCTTCATCAATAGAGAAGAAGTATCAGACATTAGAAGCTATGAAATTCAAGAAGATGACAGGATACTAATTTTGTATGGTGCTGAAACACCCGAAGAAGTTGAAGCGTATTTGTTACAACTAGACAATCAAGAATTAATCAAATAG
- the ilvD gene encoding dihydroxy-acid dehydratase, whose amino-acid sequence MEISSQNVVGGTARSPHRAMYKAMGLDDNDLSKPFIGVCHTGNEATPCNILLPTLAEEAKRGVAENGATPRIFSTIAVSDGIAMGHEGMKSSLISREVIADSIELMVRAHQYDGIVGIAGCDKSLPGTMMAMARLNLPSVFVYGGTIMPGILDGKELTVVDVYEAVGAYDAGQISLEMLKNIENTACPNSGSCGGMFTANTMASISEAIGLALPGSASPPAEDERRNKMVYDTGAACAKLLELNIKPRDIMTFEAFENSIVMLNAVGGSTNGILHLLSMANEARIKLTYDDFERIRKKTPHIADMKPGGNYVMNSLDKIGGIPFVLKKLLSKGLLNGDCITVTGKTIKENLDAITIPEPEQSIIRPIENPLHSVGTAVVLKGTLAPEGAVIKTAGVEMTKFTGKAKVFDREEYAFDAVSKGEVDEGDVVVIRYEGPKGGPGMREMLATTAALVGQGLGKKVAMVTDGRFSGGTRGFMVGHVAPEAYVGGPIALVRNGDEITIDTETTIIDLHVSEEELAKRKQEWKKPEPNYTSGALAKYATLVGSAAQGAITTAHP is encoded by the coding sequence ATGGAAATATCAAGTCAAAACGTAGTTGGTGGAACTGCTCGTTCTCCACATCGAGCAATGTACAAAGCTATGGGTTTAGACGATAACGATCTTAGTAAACCATTCATCGGAGTTTGTCATACAGGTAATGAAGCAACTCCTTGTAACATTTTATTGCCCACACTAGCCGAAGAGGCAAAAAGAGGAGTTGCAGAAAATGGAGCAACTCCAAGAATATTTTCAACCATAGCAGTAAGTGACGGAATTGCCATGGGACATGAAGGAATGAAATCATCATTGATTTCACGAGAAGTAATTGCAGATTCTATTGAATTAATGGTTAGAGCTCATCAATATGATGGCATTGTAGGAATTGCAGGATGCGATAAGAGTTTGCCAGGCACCATGATGGCAATGGCCAGACTCAACTTGCCATCGGTTTTTGTATATGGTGGGACTATTATGCCAGGAATTTTAGATGGAAAGGAACTCACGGTTGTGGATGTTTATGAAGCAGTAGGAGCGTATGATGCAGGGCAAATTTCTCTGGAAATGTTGAAAAATATTGAAAATACAGCGTGTCCAAATTCTGGTTCATGTGGAGGAATGTTTACCGCAAACACAATGGCATCAATTTCAGAAGCTATCGGATTAGCATTGCCAGGGAGTGCAAGTCCTCCTGCAGAAGATGAACGTAGAAACAAAATGGTTTATGACACAGGAGCTGCATGTGCAAAATTATTAGAATTAAACATCAAGCCACGTGACATAATGACTTTTGAAGCATTTGAAAATTCAATTGTAATGTTAAATGCAGTGGGTGGTTCAACAAATGGAATTTTACATTTGTTATCAATGGCAAATGAAGCCAGAATCAAATTAACTTATGATGATTTTGAAAGAATTAGAAAAAAGACCCCCCATATTGCAGATATGAAACCTGGAGGAAATTATGTCATGAATAGTCTTGATAAAATTGGAGGTATTCCATTTGTTCTAAAAAAATTATTAAGTAAAGGACTGTTAAACGGAGATTGTATCACAGTTACAGGAAAAACAATCAAAGAGAATCTTGATGCAATTACAATTCCGGAACCAGAACAATCAATCATCAGACCAATTGAAAATCCATTACATTCAGTAGGCACTGCAGTAGTACTCAAAGGAACTCTTGCACCAGAAGGAGCAGTGATTAAAACCGCAGGAGTTGAGATGACAAAATTTACTGGAAAAGCAAAAGTCTTCGATAGAGAAGAGTATGCATTTGATGCAGTATCCAAAGGGGAAGTAGACGAAGGAGACGTGGTAGTAATTAGATATGAAGGACCAAAAGGAGGCCCAGGTATGAGAGAAATGCTAGCAACAACTGCAGCTCTTGTTGGTCAAGGTCTAGGGAAAAAAGTGGCAATGGTAACAGATGGAAGATTCTCAGGAGGCACCAGAGGATTCATGGTAGGACATGTTGCACCTGAAGCATATGTAGGAGGGCCTATTGCATTAGTACGAAACGGAGATGAGATTACTATTGATACAGAAACCACCATTATTGATCTTCATGTGTCAGAAGAAGAATTAGCAAAAAGAAAACAGGAATGGAAAAAACCTGAACCAAACTATACTTCAGGAGCTCTTGCAAAATATGCAACACTTGTAGGTTCAGCTGCTCAAGGAGCAATAACTACTGCACATCCATAG
- a CDS encoding multicopper oxidase domain-containing protein: MIFKNNSDKLDYSMHPHGVFYDKNSEGSEYNDGTATSNKSDGIVSPGQTHTYTWAVPERAGPGPNDPSSIIWMYHSHVNSPMDTNSGLVGPMVVTAKGMADSSGRPIDVDREMVSLFTVSDENSSHYLCKNLETFTDETCKNEELVEDDDFAESNLMHGINGYVYGNLPGQTLQKGEHVRWYLIGMGTEVDLHTPHWHGNTVLWNGMRVDVMELMPASLKTVDFVPDNIGTWMFHCHVNDHISAGMMSLFKVI; this comes from the coding sequence GTGATATTCAAAAACAATTCGGATAAATTAGATTATTCCATGCATCCACATGGAGTATTCTATGATAAAAATTCAGAAGGTTCTGAATATAATGATGGGACCGCTACAAGTAACAAATCAGATGGAATTGTATCTCCAGGGCAAACACATACTTACACATGGGCAGTTCCAGAACGGGCAGGTCCTGGACCAAATGATCCAAGTTCAATAATTTGGATGTATCACTCACATGTGAATTCTCCAATGGATACCAATTCAGGATTAGTGGGCCCAATGGTTGTAACAGCCAAAGGCATGGCAGATTCAAGTGGCAGACCAATTGATGTAGATAGAGAAATGGTAAGTTTGTTTACAGTATCTGATGAAAACTCTAGCCATTATCTATGTAAGAATCTAGAAACATTCACAGATGAAACTTGCAAGAATGAAGAATTAGTAGAAGATGACGATTTTGCTGAAAGCAATCTCATGCACGGTATTAACGGATATGTCTATGGGAATTTACCTGGACAAACACTTCAAAAAGGGGAACATGTACGTTGGTATCTGATTGGCATGGGAACTGAGGTAGATTTACACACGCCACATTGGCATGGAAATACAGTCTTGTGGAATGGTATGAGGGTAGATGTAATGGAATTAATGCCAGCCAGTCTAAAGACAGTTGATTTTGTTCCAGACAACATAGGAACTTGGATGTTTCATTGTCATGTAAATGATCATATCTCTGCAGGAATGATGTCACTATTCAAAGTGATCTAA